The Sorangiineae bacterium MSr11367 genome window below encodes:
- the greA gene encoding transcription elongation factor GreA, translated as MEKNPITPEGFVRLRDELHNLKSVERPKIIQAIATAREHGDLSENAEYHAAREKQSFIEGRVKELEQKLALAEVIDPAKLSGNKVAFGAYIKLSNLTTDEEVQYRILGADEADLAQGTISVTSPLARSLLGKEVGDEVKVRMPGGDRMYEILEVSFK; from the coding sequence GTGGAAAAGAACCCGATAACCCCCGAGGGCTTTGTGCGGCTGCGTGACGAACTCCATAACCTCAAGAGCGTGGAGCGGCCGAAGATCATCCAGGCCATTGCCACGGCACGAGAACATGGAGATCTCAGTGAAAACGCGGAGTACCACGCCGCGCGCGAGAAACAATCGTTCATCGAGGGGCGCGTCAAAGAGCTGGAGCAAAAGCTCGCCCTCGCCGAGGTGATCGATCCCGCCAAGTTGTCCGGCAACAAGGTCGCCTTCGGCGCCTACATAAAATTGTCCAATCTGACGACCGATGAGGAGGTGCAATACCGCATTCTCGGTGCCGACGAGGCCGATCTCGCCCAGGGAACCATCAGCGTCACGAGCCCGCTGGCCCGCTCCCTTCTCGGCAAAGAGGTGGGGGACGAGGTCAAGGTTCGCATGCCGGGCGGCGACCGCATGTACGAGATCCTGGAAGTCTCGTTTAAGTAA